From the Bos taurus isolate L1 Dominette 01449 registration number 42190680 breed Hereford chromosome 22, ARS-UCD2.0, whole genome shotgun sequence genome, one window contains:
- the IQCF2 gene encoding IQ domain-containing protein F2 isoform X1 codes for MWTGLTGGMKDGHVIQIIIENKEEVTMKKMKEQQKKKEKTKNGRRVIAAKKIQAWWRGTLVRRTLLHAALSTWIIQSWWRLTKDRLLQKKRRAALSDYALRERAVVKLQSLVRMWRIHWRYCQVLNAIYVIQCHWQCHNCQTCALLRGHCVVTATHLQFHIEIINP; via the exons ATGTGGACGGGCCTCACTGGAGGAATG AAAGATGGCCATGTAATTCAAATTATCATTGAGAACAAAGAAGAAGTAACTATGAAGAAGATGAAAGAGCAGCAGAAGAAAAAAGAG AAAACTAAAAACGGAAGAAGAGTAATAGCAGCCAAGAAGATCCAGGCCTGGTGGCGTGGCACCCTGGTACGCCGGACATTGTTGCATGCAGCCCTGAGCACTTGGATCATTCAGAGCTGGTGGAGACTGACAAAGGACAGGCTGCTGCAGAAGAAGCGGAGGGCAGCCCTGAGTGATTATGCACTCAGAGAGAGGGCAGTGGTCAAGCTCCAGTCTTTGGTCCGTATGTGGCGCATCCACTGGCGATACTGCCAAGTACTCAATGCCATCTATGTCATCCAGTGCCACTGGCAATGCCACAACTGCCAGAcctgtgccctcctccggggCCACTGTGTAGTCACAGCCACTCACCTACAGTTTCACATTGAGATCATTAACCCCTAA
- the IQCF2 gene encoding IQ domain-containing protein F2 (The RefSeq protein has 1 substitution compared to this genomic sequence), giving the protein MGVRFCKDGHVIQIIIENKEEVTMKKMKEQQKKREKTKNGRRVIAAKKIQAWWRGTLVRRTLLHAALSTWIIQSWWRLTKDRLLQKKRRAALSDYALRERAVVKLQSLVRMWRIHWRYCQVLNAIYVIQCHWQCHNCQTCALLRGHCVVTATHLQFHIEIINP; this is encoded by the exons ATGGGGGTTCGGTTTTGT AAAGATGGCCATGTAATTCAAATTATCATTGAGAACAAAGAAGAAGTAACTATGAAGAAGATGAAAGAGCAGCAGAAGAAAAAAGAG AAAACTAAAAACGGAAGAAGAGTAATAGCAGCCAAGAAGATCCAGGCCTGGTGGCGTGGCACCCTGGTACGCCGGACATTGTTGCATGCAGCCCTGAGCACTTGGATCATTCAGAGCTGGTGGAGACTGACAAAGGACAGGCTGCTGCAGAAGAAGCGGAGGGCAGCCCTGAGTGATTATGCACTCAGAGAGAGGGCAGTGGTCAAGCTCCAGTCTTTGGTCCGTATGTGGCGCATCCACTGGCGATACTGCCAAGTACTCAATGCCATCTATGTCATCCAGTGCCACTGGCAATGCCACAACTGCCAGAcctgtgccctcctccggggCCACTGTGTAGTCACAGCCACTCACCTACAGTTTCACATTGAGATCATTAACCCCTAA
- the IQCF3 gene encoding IQ domain-containing protein F3 encodes MAVSSSTILPASAKTNGAATREGYEHLNHCPKTMGSKCSKPEPEPEPDNDDLEKERKRKLLLAKQRQIARMKAARKIQAWWRGTLVRRTLLAAALRAWMIQCWWRTVLWRKLCMRRKNLLKMYVMEEQAAVKLQSWVRMWQCHQHYCQVCNAVCILQAPQSCFTFQTSDASQALYGGAFNQPEFHIEILSI; translated from the exons ATGGCTGTCTCCTCATCTACCATCCTTCCTGCCTCTGCCAAGACCAATGGAGCAGCGACCAGAGAGGGATATGAACACCTGAACCACTGCCCCAAAACCATGGGCAGTAAATGCTCT AAGCCTGAACCAGAACCAGAACCAGATAATGACGAtctagagaaagagaggaaaaggaag TTGCTTCTTGCAAAACAACGCCAGATAGCAAGGATGAAGGCGGCTAGGAAGATCCAGGCCTGGTGGCGTGGAACCCTGGTGCGTAGGACCCTGCTGGCAGCCGCCCTCAGGGCCTGGATGATTCAGTGCTGGTGGAGAACAGTCCTGTGGAGGAAGTTGTGTATGCGACGGAAGAACTTACTGAAGATGTATGTAATGGAGGAGCAGGCGGCAGTCAAGCTCCAGTCCTGGGTTCGCATGTGGCAGTGCCATCAACATTACTGCCAAGTGTGCAACGCTGTATGCATACTACAAGCTCCACAGAGCTGCTTCACCTTTCAGACCAGTGATGCTTCACAGGCACTATACGGAGGTGCTTTCAACCAGCCAGAGTTCCATATTGAAATCCTATCAATCTAA
- the LOC100125949 gene encoding IQ domain-containing protein F5-like, whose protein sequence is MGIQFCKDGHVCQIVVEDVDETTLLREAKKKKKKKPETPLPQPPPQVKKPKPPKKVVISNELQAIKIQAWWRGTLVRRTLLHAALRAWIIQYWWKQKLVELLEKKRRAMLQYYAQKKWAVVRLQSWVRMWRVRVRYRRLLHAVRIIQVYWRWHNCHTRGIFRGSYELTASQLGLELEIFLGSHICRITDCIPFPIKT, encoded by the exons ATGGGCATTCAATTTTGT AAGGATGGCCACGTTTGTCAAATTGTAGTAGAAGACGTTGATGAAACCACATTACTACGTGAAgcgaagaagaaaaagaaaaaaaaacctgaaacacCTCTACCACAG CCTCCGCCCCAGGTGAAAAAGCCAAAACCACCCAAAAAGGTGGTTATAAGCAATGAGCTGCAAGCAATAAAAATCCAGGCCTGGTGGCGGGGCACCCTGGTGCGCAGGACACTACTGCATGCGGCTCTCAGAGCATGGATTATTCAATACTGGTGGAAACAGAAGCTGGTagagctcctggagaagaaacGACGGGCTATGCTGCAGTATTATGCTCAGAAAAAATGGGCAGTggtcaggctacagtcctgggttCGCATGTGGCGCGTCCGGGTTCGTTACCGCCGTTTGCTCCATGCTGTCCGCATCATCCAAGTCTACTGGCGCTGGCATAATTGCCATACCCGTGGCATTTTTAGGGGCAGCTATGAACTCACAGCAAGCCAGCTAGGACTTGAGCTTGAGATCTTTCTGGGATCACACATCTGTCGGATTACGGACTGCATCCCCTTCCCAATAAAGACTTGA